TTATTATTAGTGGCAGATGAACCTGATTCAGTTTCTAGTTTTGGCAATTGTACTGTCCAGCGATTAGCACTTTTACCCACAAATTTAATTTGTTTAGGATCTAAGATATAACCGGGACTCAGTTCTAAAACTATCCGTGTTGTTTGTTCATCAAACTGGCCAATGCGAATTTCCCGAATTCCACCACCTATTTGTTGAGTTAGCTGGGAACGTCCGAATTTAACACCCGGTAAATCAATTACTAAGCGAGTGGGGTTAAATACTAATTGTGCTTGAGGTTTTACAGCACCATTGGTATTGATTTCTAGTAAGTTTTGATTGCGGTCAAATCGCCAAGATTCTAATTTTGCAGCTAATGTGGGCGATGATAGCAAAAGTACACTGCCAAAAGTAGCGGGTAATAACCAATGTAATTTCACAATTTTTACTCCTAGCTAAGTTAATAATTAATAATGGCAGATGCAACTATATAGATACATACGAAAAACACCCACCACTGTCAATGAATGACATAAACTGGCGGGTTATCCTTCTGAATAAAAAAAGTTTTCAACCTATAAAAACTGTCCTGAAAAAAAATAGGAATACAAAACATTATCAAGGCTACTAGAATGGGAAACAAAAAAATTTATAACACCAAAGGTAAATTTAATTAAAAAAAAGTGAGATCATGGAAAGTATTGCTATATTAATGAGGTTCTGGAGCATTTAAAGCCAGGAATAATCACCATTTTTACAATTAGAGGGTGTCAATAGCACAGAAGACGGAGATTGGATTCCAGAAGTTTCTGCCAATCTCCTTATATAGTAAATGTAAAAACCCACAGCAGATAATTTTTTTAACTATCTTCTGTGAAGTTTACTGAGAATTTGGGGTGACATTCCAACTACTAATCATCTTTTGTGGTGATAAGAGATTTTGGTGTTTCTACTGCTAATGATTTTCCAGAGTTACTGTCTAAATTTGCGGCGGTATTTGATTCTGGAAATACGAATCTCAAGAGCGGAGGGGCGATAAATGTGGTAATAATAACCATCATAATAATTGCTGCTCCTAATGGTTTTGAGAGAACACCACTAGCTGCACCGACACCAGCAAATACTAAGCCGACTTCACCTCTGGGAATCATCCCCACACCAATAGCCAAGCGGTTAATTCCCGGTTGACCAAATACTGTCAAGCCTGTCACTACTTTACCGATGATGGCGACTGTAATCAGGAAAGTTGCCATGATTAAGGCTTCCCGATTGGTGGGAATGGCTGGATTTAAAACTCCGAAATCCGTTTTTGCACCGACTGTGACGAAGAAAACGGGAACTAGCATATCGGCAATGGGGATAACTTGTTTTTGTAGTTCTTTGCGTTTGTCGGTTTCTTCGAGAACTAACCCGGCGGCAAAAGCCCCCAGAATTGCTTCTAAATGGATGACAGAGGCTAGGTAAGCCATGATAATGGCAAAAATGAAGGCGGGGATGACTAATTCGCCTCTGGTTTGGAGTTGATCGGCGATCGCTACAAATGATTTATTAAAGACATTCCCTAAAACCACCGCCCCAATCAGAAAGGCACTGGCACTAATGATCAGATAAATGACATTACCCACATCCACTACACCATCTTTGGCTAAACTGGCAACTACCGCGAGAACGATAATTCCCAATACGTCATCAATGACGGCTGCACCGAGAATAATTTGTCCTTCTTTGGAGTTCAACCGTCCTAATTCGGAAAGAACTTTGGAGGTAATACCAATACTAGTGGCTGTCAAAGCCGCACCGGCGAAAATTGCAGGTATGGGACTAATACCAAATATGGTCATTAATCCGATTGTTCCGGCTGCAAAGGGGACTACAACACCGACGGTGGCCACAACCAGGGCTTGAATACCAACGGACATCAGGTCTTTT
The window above is part of the Dolichospermum sp. DET69 genome. Proteins encoded here:
- a CDS encoding cation:proton antiporter, which produces MQLISAINFTVPLLATATETADSSMVLAAVLLSLVVIYFASKLGGELANRVSLPAVLGELVGGVVIGVSVLHLLIFPEGGTDASNSLIMSFLQLTAGLTPEATPQVFAAQSEVISVLSELGVIILLFEIGLESNLKDLMSVGIQALVVATVGVVVPFAAGTIGLMTIFGISPIPAIFAGAALTATSIGITSKVLSELGRLNSKEGQIILGAAVIDDVLGIIVLAVVASLAKDGVVDVGNVIYLIISASAFLIGAVVLGNVFNKSFVAIADQLQTRGELVIPAFIFAIIMAYLASVIHLEAILGAFAAGLVLEETDKRKELQKQVIPIADMLVPVFFVTVGAKTDFGVLNPAIPTNREALIMATFLITVAIIGKVVTGLTVFGQPGINRLAIGVGMIPRGEVGLVFAGVGAASGVLSKPLGAAIIMMVIITTFIAPPLLRFVFPESNTAANLDSNSGKSLAVETPKSLITTKDD